A single window of Sphingobium sp. SCG-1 DNA harbors:
- the rnr gene encoding ribonuclease R: protein MSSPLKPPRTKASRVKPAGFPTRTQIMQFIEESDAPAGKREIARAFGLKGQEKIALKSLLKDMADEGLIDIGPARAFHKMGGVPKVTVLRIVDVDGSTLLAVPERWEAEGVPPPRLRIMERGKRSALTVGDRILARTEEAGAGWVAHPMKKLAKGEELLLGVVEQQGEGGALLLRPVDKRNRNVTRIVDLGNAKPGDLVLAEAGGRAPKMTARITDVLGDPFAAKSFSLIAIHKFGIPFTFPDSVEDEALAVADLPLHEAKREDLRHLPIVAIDPVDARDFDDAVWAAPDEDEANAGGFRAIVAIADVSYYVRPGGKLDREARKRGNSVYFPDRVVPMLPHQLSSDMCSLRAEHDRAAMACHLVIDKHGKVTSWRFTRAVIRVAANIPYEQAQAAVDGEAENPFLETALKPLWACWALLAKARDKREPLDLDLPERRVVLDEAGKIVSVAIRERLDAHRLIEDFMIAANVAAAKALEAKKAPVMYRVHEPPSREKLIALKDYLKTFDVEFALGQVIRPSTFNRLIAKIGESDVRPQIMEQILRTQTQAYYGPENAGHFGLSLGSYAHFTSPIRRYADLLVHRALVGAYGLELPAPKDKSLPDKTSLSGEDMSNMGRVGELISQHERRAMEAERETVDRYVAAFLALRVGEVLEARITGVQSFGFFATVEGLGGDGLVPVSTLGAERFMLDEASRTLVGMSSGERYTQGQRLPLRLVEADPINGSLRFELPEGASHLPFRGPNRGPGRPSGGLQRRGRPANIRHSNNPRGKNRK from the coding sequence ATGAGTTCGCCCCTTAAGCCGCCCCGCACCAAAGCATCCCGCGTCAAGCCTGCCGGATTCCCGACGCGGACGCAGATCATGCAGTTCATCGAGGAATCCGACGCGCCTGCGGGCAAGCGGGAGATCGCGCGCGCCTTTGGCCTGAAGGGGCAGGAGAAGATCGCGCTCAAGTCGCTGTTGAAGGACATGGCGGACGAAGGGCTGATCGACATCGGTCCCGCGCGCGCCTTTCACAAAATGGGTGGCGTGCCCAAGGTCACGGTGCTGCGGATCGTGGATGTGGACGGTAGCACTTTGCTGGCGGTGCCCGAGCGGTGGGAAGCCGAAGGCGTACCGCCGCCGCGCTTACGCATCATGGAGCGAGGCAAGCGGAGCGCGCTGACGGTGGGCGACCGCATATTGGCGCGGACCGAAGAAGCGGGTGCCGGCTGGGTCGCGCATCCGATGAAGAAGCTCGCCAAGGGCGAGGAACTGCTGCTGGGCGTCGTCGAGCAGCAGGGAGAGGGCGGCGCGCTGCTGCTACGCCCAGTGGATAAGCGTAATCGTAATGTGACGCGCATCGTCGATCTAGGCAATGCGAAGCCTGGCGACCTCGTGCTTGCCGAAGCCGGTGGGCGTGCGCCCAAGATGACGGCTCGAATCACCGATGTTCTGGGTGATCCGTTTGCCGCGAAAAGCTTCAGCCTGATCGCAATTCACAAGTTCGGGATACCGTTCACTTTCCCTGACAGTGTTGAGGACGAAGCGCTGGCGGTTGCCGACCTGCCGCTGCACGAAGCGAAGCGCGAGGATCTGCGGCATCTGCCTATCGTCGCCATCGATCCCGTGGACGCTCGTGACTTCGACGATGCCGTGTGGGCCGCCCCGGACGAGGACGAAGCCAATGCGGGCGGCTTCCGGGCGATCGTCGCGATCGCGGACGTGTCTTATTATGTGCGGCCCGGCGGAAAGCTTGATCGTGAGGCGCGCAAGCGCGGCAACAGCGTGTATTTCCCCGACCGCGTTGTGCCCATGCTGCCGCATCAACTCTCGTCCGATATGTGTTCGCTCCGCGCTGAGCATGATCGCGCTGCGATGGCTTGCCATCTCGTCATCGACAAGCATGGCAAGGTAACGTCGTGGCGCTTCACGCGTGCGGTGATCCGGGTAGCGGCGAACATCCCCTATGAGCAGGCGCAGGCGGCAGTCGATGGCGAAGCGGAGAACCCATTCCTTGAAACCGCACTGAAGCCGTTATGGGCGTGCTGGGCCTTGCTGGCGAAAGCACGGGACAAGCGCGAGCCGCTGGACCTGGACTTGCCGGAGCGGCGCGTGGTGCTGGACGAGGCGGGCAAGATCGTCAGCGTTGCGATCCGTGAGAGGCTGGACGCGCACCGGCTGATCGAGGACTTCATGATTGCCGCGAACGTCGCGGCGGCGAAGGCGCTGGAGGCCAAGAAAGCTCCGGTCATGTACCGCGTCCATGAGCCGCCGAGCCGTGAAAAGCTGATCGCGCTGAAGGATTACCTCAAGACGTTCGATGTGGAATTTGCTCTGGGGCAGGTTATCCGGCCGTCAACGTTCAATCGGCTGATCGCGAAGATCGGTGAGAGCGACGTGCGCCCGCAGATCATGGAACAGATCCTGCGAACACAAACCCAGGCGTATTACGGTCCGGAAAATGCGGGGCACTTCGGGCTTTCGCTTGGCAGCTATGCGCATTTCACCTCGCCGATCCGTCGCTATGCCGACCTGTTGGTGCATCGTGCGCTTGTGGGCGCCTATGGCCTCGAACTGCCTGCGCCCAAGGACAAGAGCCTGCCGGACAAGACTTCGCTCTCGGGCGAAGACATGAGCAACATGGGTCGGGTCGGCGAACTTATCAGCCAGCATGAGCGTCGCGCCATGGAGGCGGAGCGCGAGACAGTGGATCGCTACGTTGCGGCGTTTCTTGCGTTACGAGTCGGAGAAGTGCTGGAGGCACGGATCACGGGCGTGCAGAGCTTCGGCTTCTTCGCGACCGTGGAAGGGCTGGGCGGCGATGGACTTGTGCCGGTATCGACGCTGGGCGCGGAACGCTTCATGCTTGATGAAGCCAGCCGCACTCTCGTCGGCATGTCCAGCGGCGAGCGCTATACGCAGGGGCAGCGTCTACCGCTGCGGTTGGTGGAAGCCGACCCGATCAATGGATCGTTGCGCTTTGAACTTCCCGAGGGCGCCAGTCACTTGCCGTTCCGTGGTCCCAACAGAGGTCCGGGTCGGCCTTCAGGCGGATTGCAGCGTCGCGGCAGGCCCGCCAACATCCGGCATAGCAATAATCCGCGCGGGAAGAACCGGAAGTAA
- the proS gene encoding proline--tRNA ligase has translation MKHALSVTRDQDFAAWYQAVISEADLAEESGVRGCMVIRPWGYGIWERIQALLDAEIKRTGHENCYFPLFIPLSYFEKEAEHVDGFAKEMAVVTHHRLIQKDGRLVPDPDAKLEEPLVVRPTSETVIGAAFSRWVQSWRDLPVLINQWANVVRWEMRTRMFLRTSEFLWQEGHTAHATEAEAREETLKMLEVYRSFAEDCLALPVIAGEKPENERFPGAVATYSIEAMMQDGKALQAGTSHFLGTTFSSAQNIRFQNSEGVQELAQTTSWGVSTRMIGGVIMVHGDDDGLRVPPRIAPHQIVIVPMLRDAPEDDAIVAYCTELLGALQKLDAFREPVRVLLDRRPAKAANKRWSWVKKGAPIIVEVGGRDVAGGNVSVLRRDRLYKDDGKLDSAIVAKDDFVAAAADMLADVQTTLHMQATERLRSNIDRSINDIEGLKAHFAKSNKPGWAEVQWSKPTGVGLEKVVQWLKGEKLTLRNVPLDAAAADGVCIFTGDAAVERVLVGRSY, from the coding sequence GTGAAACACGCTCTTTCCGTTACTCGCGATCAGGACTTTGCCGCCTGGTATCAGGCCGTCATCAGCGAGGCCGATCTGGCCGAGGAGTCAGGCGTCCGTGGCTGCATGGTCATCCGGCCGTGGGGCTATGGCATATGGGAACGGATACAGGCGCTGCTGGACGCGGAGATCAAGCGGACCGGGCATGAGAATTGCTATTTCCCGCTGTTCATTCCGCTCTCCTATTTCGAGAAGGAAGCCGAACATGTCGACGGCTTCGCCAAGGAAATGGCGGTCGTCACGCATCACCGGCTGATCCAGAAGGACGGGCGATTGGTGCCCGATCCTGATGCGAAGCTCGAAGAGCCGCTGGTCGTTCGGCCGACGTCGGAAACCGTCATCGGCGCAGCCTTTTCGCGCTGGGTGCAAAGCTGGCGCGACTTGCCGGTGCTCATCAACCAGTGGGCTAATGTCGTCCGCTGGGAAATGCGGACGCGGATGTTCCTGCGGACCAGTGAGTTTCTTTGGCAAGAAGGCCATACTGCCCATGCCACCGAAGCGGAAGCGCGCGAGGAAACGCTGAAGATGCTGGAGGTGTATCGCAGCTTTGCGGAGGACTGCCTGGCGCTGCCGGTGATTGCAGGTGAAAAACCGGAGAATGAGCGCTTTCCCGGTGCCGTCGCGACCTACTCGATCGAAGCGATGATGCAGGACGGAAAGGCATTGCAGGCCGGCACCTCGCATTTCCTGGGCACCACATTCTCTTCCGCGCAGAATATCCGTTTCCAGAACAGCGAAGGCGTGCAGGAACTGGCGCAGACGACGAGCTGGGGCGTGTCGACGCGGATGATCGGCGGGGTCATCATGGTGCATGGTGACGACGATGGTCTGCGCGTGCCACCGCGCATCGCACCGCATCAGATCGTCATTGTGCCTATGCTGCGCGACGCGCCGGAGGATGACGCTATCGTCGCCTATTGCACTGAACTGCTCGGCGCATTGCAGAAATTGGACGCATTCCGGGAACCAGTCCGCGTGTTGCTGGATCGCCGTCCCGCGAAGGCGGCGAACAAGCGCTGGAGCTGGGTGAAGAAGGGCGCACCGATCATCGTCGAAGTGGGCGGACGCGATGTGGCGGGCGGCAATGTGTCCGTGCTGCGCCGCGATCGGCTCTACAAGGATGACGGCAAGCTCGACAGCGCGATTGTTGCGAAGGACGATTTCGTCGCAGCGGCTGCGGATATGCTTGCCGACGTCCAAACCACGTTGCACATGCAGGCGACCGAACGTCTGCGCAGCAACATCGATCGCAGCATCAACGACATCGAAGGGCTGAAGGCGCACTTTGCCAAGAGCAACAAGCCGGGCTGGGCCGAAGTCCAGTGGAGCAAGCCCACGGGCGTGGGGCTGGAGAAGGTCGTGCAGTGGCTGAAGGGCGAGAAGCTGACGCTGCGCAACGTGCCTCTGGATGCCGCGGCGGCTGACGGCGTTTGCATCTTCACGGGCGATGCGGCGGTCGAGCGCGTGCTGGTGGGTCGCTCTTATTAA
- the phaR gene encoding polyhydroxyalkanoate synthesis repressor PhaR — translation MAKSKAAGESGTVIIKKYANRRLYNTETSSYITLDLLSQMTREGREFVVLDAKSNEDITHNVLTQIIMDEEQRGKNMLPVNFLRQLISMYGDSMQSMVPQYLEQSMEAFRKNQQQFQEAMQGAFAGGPLAEIAKRNMEMFEAATTAFKAKGIPGFEAPASAPASEASAEKDDEIAQLKAQLASLNAKIEKLAP, via the coding sequence ATGGCGAAATCAAAAGCTGCTGGTGAGTCGGGAACGGTCATAATCAAGAAGTACGCCAATCGTCGTCTCTACAACACGGAAACATCCAGCTACATCACCCTGGATCTGCTTTCGCAAATGACGCGCGAGGGGCGCGAGTTCGTTGTGCTGGATGCAAAAAGCAACGAAGACATCACGCATAATGTGCTCACGCAGATCATCATGGATGAGGAACAGCGCGGCAAGAACATGCTGCCGGTCAATTTCCTGCGGCAGTTGATCTCGATGTACGGAGACTCGATGCAGTCGATGGTCCCGCAGTATCTTGAGCAGTCGATGGAAGCGTTTCGCAAGAACCAGCAGCAGTTCCAGGAGGCGATGCAGGGTGCGTTTGCCGGTGGGCCGCTCGCGGAAATCGCCAAGCGCAACATGGAAATGTTCGAAGCGGCGACGACGGCATTCAAGGCGAAGGGCATACCGGGCTTCGAAGCACCCGCATCTGCGCCTGCGTCAGAAGCTTCCGCTGAGAAGGATGACGAAATTGCGCAGTTGAAGGCGCAACTGGCTTCGCTGAACGCCAAGATCGAGAAGCTGGCTCCGTAA